From the Longimicrobium sp. genome, one window contains:
- the cax gene encoding calcium/proton exchanger — MIKRLLGGNWLNALLVFVPIAFAAEYALHARPVVVFILSCLAVIPLAGLMGHATEQLAEQMGEGVGGLLNATFGNAAELIIAIIALRAGYFDLVKASITGSIIGNILLVFGLSTLAGGIRYQTQSFNATAAAAGTTLLVLSAVGLLIPAAFHAIVGNSAVTAERNLSLEIAIVLIVTYALSLVFTLKTHRHLYVGDIDKEDDEPGDHAPPPLWRPVMMLLAATAGIAFMAEFLVGAAEATAKSLGWSEVFVGVIVVAIIGNAAEHSTAVIMAWKNKMDVAINIAVGSSIQVALFVAPVLVLLSYAIAPRPMDLIFTRLEVVAIAVSVLIMGYVAADGESHWMEGVQLLAVYAILGIAFFFLPMPH, encoded by the coding sequence GTGATCAAGCGCCTTCTGGGCGGCAACTGGCTGAACGCGCTGCTCGTGTTCGTGCCGATTGCCTTCGCGGCGGAGTACGCGCTGCACGCGCGCCCCGTGGTGGTGTTCATCCTCTCGTGCCTGGCGGTGATCCCGCTGGCCGGGCTCATGGGCCATGCCACCGAGCAGCTGGCCGAGCAGATGGGCGAGGGCGTGGGCGGGCTGCTGAACGCCACCTTCGGCAACGCGGCCGAGCTCATCATCGCCATCATCGCGCTGCGGGCCGGGTACTTCGACCTGGTGAAGGCTTCGATCACCGGCTCCATCATCGGCAACATCCTGCTGGTCTTCGGCCTGAGCACGCTGGCGGGCGGGATCCGCTACCAGACGCAGAGCTTCAACGCCACCGCCGCCGCCGCGGGAACCACGCTGCTGGTGCTCTCCGCCGTGGGGCTGCTGATCCCCGCCGCCTTCCACGCCATCGTCGGCAACAGCGCGGTGACGGCCGAGCGCAACCTGAGCCTGGAGATCGCCATCGTCCTGATCGTGACCTACGCGCTCTCCCTGGTCTTCACCCTCAAGACGCACCGCCACCTGTACGTGGGCGACATCGACAAGGAGGACGACGAGCCCGGGGACCACGCCCCGCCGCCGCTCTGGCGCCCCGTGATGATGCTGCTGGCGGCCACCGCGGGGATCGCGTTCATGGCCGAGTTCCTGGTGGGCGCCGCGGAGGCGACGGCCAAGTCGCTGGGATGGAGCGAGGTGTTCGTGGGCGTGATCGTGGTCGCCATCATCGGCAACGCGGCCGAGCACTCCACGGCGGTGATCATGGCGTGGAAGAACAAGATGGACGTGGCGATCAACATCGCCGTGGGCTCGTCGATCCAGGTGGCGCTCTTCGTCGCCCCGGTGCTGGTGCTGCTGAGCTACGCCATCGCCCCGCGCCCGATGGACCTGATCTTCACGCGGCTGGAGGTGGTGGCCATCGCCGTGTCGGTGCTGATCATGGGCTACGTGGCGGCGGACGGGGAGAGCCACTGGATGGAAGGGGTGCAGCTCCTGGCCGTCTACGCCATCCTGGGCATCGCCTTCTTTTTCCTCCCGATGCCGCATTGA
- a CDS encoding Gfo/Idh/MocA family oxidoreductase, with protein MGDGKTLGIAFLGCGYAATIHAKRLRSFPNVRMYFASRERAKAEAFARKYGGAGAFWADAGNAYGGYGAALQDARVDVALVLTPPSSHLHLTLAALAQGKHVVVEKPPFERASDFEIVRKEKERVGRRVMIAENYFYKPLAEALRETIASGALGEPRIVTVNALKEQRVKDWRGDPALSGGGALYEGGIHWVDFFANLGMEVTGVQAFRPGGDDGSPDRSMVVGFTYANGAVGTLYYSWEMPVLLKGVHLSAVYGTEGVASFESNGIFLMVRGRKRSLRSKLADVAGYAGMWKDFVPALIENREPRFDFDKAKRDLVLTEAAYASLGRDLSVPGLNP; from the coding sequence ATGGGAGACGGGAAGACGCTGGGGATCGCCTTCCTCGGCTGCGGCTACGCGGCCACGATCCACGCGAAGCGGCTGAGGTCGTTCCCCAACGTGCGGATGTACTTCGCCAGCCGCGAGCGCGCGAAGGCGGAGGCGTTCGCGAGGAAGTACGGCGGCGCCGGCGCGTTCTGGGCCGACGCGGGGAACGCGTACGGCGGCTACGGAGCGGCGTTGCAGGACGCGCGCGTGGACGTGGCCCTGGTGCTCACCCCGCCGAGCTCGCACCTCCACCTGACCCTCGCCGCGCTGGCGCAGGGGAAGCACGTGGTGGTGGAGAAGCCGCCCTTCGAGCGCGCCTCGGACTTCGAGATCGTCCGCAAGGAGAAGGAGCGGGTGGGGCGGCGGGTGATGATCGCCGAGAACTACTTCTACAAGCCGCTGGCCGAGGCGCTGCGCGAGACCATCGCCTCGGGCGCGCTGGGCGAGCCGCGCATCGTCACCGTCAACGCGCTCAAGGAGCAGCGCGTGAAGGACTGGCGCGGCGACCCGGCGCTGAGCGGGGGCGGCGCGCTGTACGAGGGCGGCATCCACTGGGTCGACTTCTTCGCCAACCTGGGGATGGAGGTCACCGGCGTGCAGGCCTTCCGCCCCGGCGGCGACGACGGGTCGCCCGACCGCTCGATGGTGGTGGGCTTCACCTACGCCAACGGCGCGGTGGGCACGCTCTACTACAGCTGGGAGATGCCGGTGCTGCTGAAGGGCGTCCACCTCTCCGCCGTGTACGGCACGGAGGGCGTGGCAAGCTTCGAGAGCAACGGGATCTTCCTGATGGTGCGCGGGCGGAAGCGCTCGCTGCGCAGCAAGCTGGCCGACGTGGCCGGCTACGCGGGGATGTGGAAGGACTTCGTTCCCGCGCTGATCGAGAACCGCGAGCCGCGGTTCGACTTCGACAAAGCAAAGCGCGACCTGGTGCTGACCGAGGCCGCGTACGCCTCACTCGGCCGGGACCTCTCCGTGCCCGGCCTCAACCCATAG
- a CDS encoding GMC family oxidoreductase, whose protein sequence is MVVSRTAEEFDAVVVGSGFGGCMAALELVEAGWRVLMLERGGWVQRGPHNWGAEGAFVRTPFYAADTAFDLHHQAKLSSQNLCTCVGGPSVFYGGASFRFRERDFDAAPEITGGTGAAWPIDYGALEPFYSRAERLLGVAGEAGADPTEPPRSAPYPQSPSRLSAASKRMAEAMRSLGLHPFRIPLALNHAAAEGAVCAACTTCDTFACAISAKNDLAVRVIPRLLAGGMEIRPGTVVTRVLAEDGRAAGVECVDKETGGRMTFRASTVVLAAGALATPHLLLASGLEKTNPAGDAVGRYLMRHCNAMTFGIFPFRPNPANEHHKQMAVHDFYFGSRERGAPAGPLGNMQQIMGPQAQLVGHVLPKGLKWLARVAELPASLLTGILSIAEDQPRAENRVRIDISRTDAYGLPKLVVEHEYTPRDLAARRFMIRQAKRILRRAGALFCVNWDVSTFSHAVGTVRMGDDPEAAPLDAECRFRGVDGLYVTDGSVFPTSAGVNPSLTIAANALRVGRLIARGAAADAEIATAAAGGKG, encoded by the coding sequence ATGGTGGTTTCCCGCACGGCGGAGGAGTTCGACGCCGTCGTCGTAGGCAGCGGCTTCGGCGGATGCATGGCCGCGCTGGAGCTGGTCGAGGCCGGGTGGCGCGTGCTGATGCTGGAGCGCGGCGGCTGGGTGCAGCGCGGCCCGCACAACTGGGGCGCCGAGGGCGCCTTCGTGCGCACGCCGTTCTACGCCGCCGACACCGCCTTCGACCTGCATCACCAGGCGAAGCTCTCGTCGCAGAACCTCTGCACCTGCGTCGGCGGCCCGTCCGTCTTCTACGGCGGCGCCAGCTTCCGCTTCCGCGAGCGCGACTTCGACGCCGCGCCCGAGATCACCGGCGGCACCGGCGCCGCCTGGCCGATTGATTACGGCGCGCTGGAACCCTTCTACTCGCGCGCGGAGAGGCTGCTCGGCGTGGCGGGCGAGGCGGGCGCGGACCCGACCGAGCCGCCGCGGAGCGCGCCGTATCCCCAATCTCCGTCGAGACTCAGCGCCGCGTCGAAGCGGATGGCCGAGGCGATGCGCTCGCTGGGGCTGCACCCGTTCCGCATCCCCCTGGCGCTGAACCACGCGGCGGCCGAGGGCGCGGTGTGCGCGGCGTGCACCACGTGCGATACCTTCGCCTGCGCCATCTCCGCCAAGAACGACCTGGCCGTGCGCGTCATCCCCCGCCTGCTCGCGGGGGGGATGGAGATCCGCCCGGGCACCGTCGTCACCCGCGTGCTGGCCGAGGACGGGCGCGCGGCGGGCGTGGAGTGCGTGGACAAGGAGACGGGCGGGCGGATGACGTTCCGCGCATCGACCGTCGTCCTCGCCGCCGGCGCGCTGGCGACGCCGCACCTCCTCCTCGCCTCGGGGCTGGAGAAGACGAACCCCGCGGGCGACGCCGTCGGGCGGTACCTGATGCGGCACTGCAACGCGATGACGTTCGGCATCTTCCCCTTCCGCCCCAACCCGGCCAACGAGCACCACAAGCAGATGGCGGTGCACGACTTCTACTTCGGCTCGCGAGAGCGGGGCGCGCCGGCGGGGCCGCTGGGGAACATGCAGCAGATCATGGGGCCGCAGGCGCAGCTCGTCGGCCACGTGCTGCCGAAGGGGCTGAAGTGGCTGGCGCGCGTGGCCGAGCTCCCCGCCAGCCTGCTCACGGGGATCCTCTCCATCGCCGAGGACCAGCCGCGCGCGGAGAACCGCGTGCGCATCGACATCTCCCGCACGGACGCGTACGGGCTGCCGAAGCTCGTCGTGGAGCACGAGTACACGCCGCGCGACCTGGCCGCGCGCCGCTTCATGATCCGCCAGGCGAAGCGCATCCTCCGCCGCGCGGGCGCGCTCTTCTGCGTGAACTGGGACGTGAGCACCTTCTCGCACGCGGTCGGCACCGTGCGCATGGGCGACGACCCGGAGGCGGCGCCGCTGGACGCGGAGTGCCGCTTCCGCGGGGTCGACGGGCTGTACGTGACCGACGGCAGCGTCTTCCCCACCTCCGCGGGGGTGAACCCGAGCCTGACCATCGCCGCCAACGCGCTGCGCGTGGGGCGGCTGATCGCGCGCGGCGCGGCGGCGGACGCCGAGATCGCCACCGCCGCGGCCGGAGGGAAGGGGTGA